The Candidatus Nitrosocosmicus franklandus genome contains a region encoding:
- a CDS encoding alpha/beta fold hydrolase: MGLVFNQQNSDTERMEFIQILGYNIRCLIIERKGPCKTIVLLHGLGASIERWSELWPLLKDYNVIIPDLIGFGYSDKPLIEYTIDLFVKFLEELFSKLEISNPIIIGSSFGGQLVLEYSLRHKDFFEKIILVSPAGTLERPTYVLSQYIFSGLYPTIENVQRAFQMMANNPDYKVDENTVKDYINRMRLPNSKYALISTLLAMRRDQRLQNRLVEIVIPTLVIWGSEDSTIPVENIEYFKQIPIVETHIMEGCGHTPYVEKPHEFYEIIKKFIES, translated from the coding sequence ATGGGCCTAGTATTTAATCAACAGAACTCAGACACAGAAAGAATGGAGTTTATTCAAATACTGGGTTATAATATCAGATGTTTGATAATTGAAAGAAAAGGCCCATGTAAAACAATCGTCCTTTTGCATGGATTGGGTGCATCTATAGAAAGGTGGTCAGAATTGTGGCCATTACTAAAAGATTACAATGTCATAATCCCCGACTTGATCGGATTTGGTTATAGTGACAAACCGTTAATTGAATATACTATAGATTTGTTTGTAAAATTCCTAGAAGAACTCTTTAGTAAATTAGAGATTAGCAACCCCATAATCATTGGTTCTTCGTTTGGTGGTCAATTGGTGTTAGAATATAGCTTAAGACATAAGGATTTTTTTGAAAAGATAATCCTTGTTTCTCCAGCAGGTACCCTGGAAAGACCCACGTATGTTCTTAGCCAGTATATTTTTTCTGGGTTATATCCAACCATTGAGAATGTTCAAAGGGCCTTTCAAATGATGGCTAATAATCCCGATTACAAGGTAGATGAAAACACAGTAAAGGATTACATTAATAGAATGAGACTCCCAAATTCCAAGTATGCCTTAATTTCTACGTTGCTTGCTATGCGAAGGGATCAAAGATTACAAAATAGATTGGTTGAAATCGTAATCCCTACACTTGTTATCTGGGGAAGTGAAGATTCTACCATTCCAGTTGAAAATATAGAGTACTTTAAACAAATACCAATTGTTGAGACACATATTATGGAAGGATGTGGTCATACCCCGTATGTTGAAAAGCCACATGAATTTTATGAAATAATTAAAAAGTTTATCGAATCCTAG
- a CDS encoding AbrB/MazE/SpoVT family DNA-binding domain-containing protein — protein sequence MSNENNGESTNNSNNSASSSIDIKKAIEKTTEFQQDMMRQFSNFQFNAFQNLFSSLQGFTNYNAMFKTNVQSGGRISIPEAERQALGIEEGDLVQVIIIPLASRKQKSGNKNNSSQS from the coding sequence ATGAGTAATGAAAATAATGGTGAAAGTACCAACAACAGCAATAATAGTGCTAGTAGCAGTATTGATATTAAGAAGGCAATTGAAAAGACTACAGAATTTCAACAGGATATGATGAGACAGTTTTCGAATTTTCAATTTAATGCTTTCCAGAATTTGTTCTCATCTCTTCAAGGGTTTACTAACTATAATGCAATGTTCAAGACCAATGTGCAAAGTGGAGGTAGAATTTCAATTCCGGAGGCAGAAAGACAGGCATTAGGTATTGAAGAAGGTGATTTGGTTCAGGTTATAATAATTCCTTTGGCCAGTAGAAAACAAAAATCAGGAAATAAGAATAATTCTTCCCAATCTTAA
- the phaC gene encoding class III poly(R)-hydroxyalkanoic acid synthase subunit PhaC, which translates to MMNKTIFDYYFNECIKFINEPENFKKITEMKRLLSDIERVDTGTTEYEVIKETNLYRLLHYKSTKERAYKYPLLIVYALINKSYILDLQPNKSWVKNLLDQGINVYLLDWKSPGKFDKFTTIDDYVNLFIYECVELIKNIEHIDKVSLQGYCMGATMSLIYTTLHQKNVKNLITIAPVVDTEKDTTVIKNMAKHMDIDKVLSQYENFPYELLYSCYAALKPFKQGVSKYINLFQNLKDENFIQNFLRVEKWLYDTPPIAGETFRQWIKDIYQKNLFAKNKLVVGSSRINLSKIKVPLLNLVADQDHLVSPECSIPLNNLVSSTDTNLMRFSTGHVGLIASGYSQNVVLPKVGNWIKIH; encoded by the coding sequence ATGATGAATAAGACTATTTTTGATTACTACTTTAACGAGTGTATAAAATTTATAAACGAACCGGAAAATTTCAAGAAAATCACCGAAATGAAGCGACTTCTTTCGGACATTGAAAGAGTAGATACGGGAACCACAGAATATGAAGTCATAAAAGAGACTAATTTGTATAGATTACTGCATTATAAATCAACTAAAGAGCGGGCCTACAAGTACCCTTTACTTATAGTATATGCACTAATAAACAAATCATATATCCTCGACCTTCAGCCAAACAAGAGCTGGGTAAAGAATCTATTGGACCAAGGCATTAATGTTTATTTGCTTGATTGGAAATCCCCTGGAAAATTTGACAAATTCACAACGATAGATGATTATGTTAATTTATTTATCTATGAATGTGTTGAACTAATCAAGAATATAGAACACATAGACAAGGTTTCACTTCAAGGCTATTGTATGGGTGCTACAATGTCCTTAATATATACTACATTACACCAAAAAAACGTAAAGAATCTGATAACTATAGCCCCTGTTGTTGATACAGAAAAGGATACTACAGTTATTAAGAATATGGCCAAGCATATGGATATCGATAAAGTGCTCTCTCAATATGAAAATTTTCCATATGAACTATTATACAGCTGCTACGCCGCTTTAAAACCATTCAAACAAGGAGTAAGTAAGTACATAAACTTGTTTCAAAACTTGAAGGATGAGAATTTTATTCAAAACTTTCTGAGAGTAGAAAAATGGCTCTACGATACCCCTCCAATTGCGGGTGAGACTTTTCGACAATGGATTAAGGATATTTATCAGAAAAATTTATTTGCTAAAAACAAACTGGTTGTAGGAAGTAGTAGGATTAATTTGTCTAAAATTAAAGTCCCCTTATTGAATCTGGTAGCAGACCAGGATCATTTGGTTTCGCCTGAGTGCAGTATCCCGTTAAATAACCTAGTATCAAGCACAGATACAAATCTAATGAGATTTTCTACAGGTCATGTCGGGCTTATTGCCAGTGGATACTCACAAAATGTAGTTTTGCCTAAAGTGGGTAATTGGATAAAAATCCATTAA